From a region of the Panicum virgatum strain AP13 chromosome 2K, P.virgatum_v5, whole genome shotgun sequence genome:
- the LOC120696231 gene encoding trehalose 6-phosphate phosphatase RA3-like, with amino-acid sequence MTFSTDEAVTAVAAPAPAGLHFTPFQTTKGAARDCKKLAAVHVDRAAPGSIVGGSLFETMKASSPRRAADAEHGDWMEKHPSALTWFEAALGAAKGKQIVMFLDYDGTLSPIVEDPDRAVMSEEMRDAVRRVAEHFPTAIVSGRCRDKVFNFVKLTELYYAGSHGMDIVGPAKQSNKHVQANAEEAVHYQAGSEFLPVIEEVYRTLTARMEAIAGARVEHNKFCLSVHFRCVVEEEWNAVEEEVRSVLKEYPDVLKLTHGRKVLEIRPSIKWDKGKALEFLLESLGYAGRNDVFPIYIGDDRTDEDAFKVLRGMGQGIGILVSKFPKETAASYSLRDPVEVKEFLGKMVEPNGDGPVKAA; translated from the exons ATGACGTTCTCCACCGACGAGGCGGTCACcgccgtggcggcgccggcgccggcgggcctgCATTTCACGCCGTTCCAGACGACCAAGGGCGCCGCCCGTGACTGCAAGAAGCTCGCAGCCGTGCACGTGGACCGCGCCGCCCCCGGTTCCATCGTGGGCGGCTCCTTGTTCGAGACCATGAaggcctcctcgccgcgccgcgccgccgacgccgagcaCGGCGACTGGATG GAGAAGCACCCGTCGGCATTGACGTGGTTCGAAGCGGCGCTCGGCGCGGCCAAGGGGAAGCAGATCGTGATGTTCCTGGACTACGACGGCACCCTGTCGCCGATCGTCGAGGACCCCGACCGCGCCGTCATGTCCGAGGAG ATGAGAGATGCCGTGCGTCGTGTCGCGGAGCACTTCCCCACCGCGATCGTCAGCGGGAGATGCAGGGACAAG GTGTTTAACTTCGTGAAGCTGACGGAGCTGTACTACGCCGGGAGTCATGGCATGGACATCGTGGGCCCCGCCAAGCAGTCCAACAAGCACGTCCAGGCAAAT GCCGAAGAAGCGGTTCACTACCAAGCGGGGAGTGAGTTCCTGCCTGTCATCGAGGAG GTGTACCGCACGCTGACGGCCAGGATGGAGGCCATCGCCGGCGCCAGGGTGGAGCACAACAAGTTCTGCCTCTCCGTCCACTTCCGCTGCGTCGTGGAGGAG GAATGGAAtgccgtggaggaggaggtcaGGTCGGTGCTCAAGGAGTACCCCGACGTCCTCAAGCTCACTCATGGCAGAAAG GTCCTGGAGATTCGCCCGTCCATCAAGTGGGACAAGGGCAAGGCCCTCGAGTTCCTGCTCGAGTCTCTCG GCTATGCTGGGCGTAACGACGTCTTCCCGATTTACATTGGAGATGATCGCACCGACGAGGACGCCTTCAAG GTGCTGCGCGGCATGGGGCAGGGCATCGGAATCCTGGTGTCCAAGTTCCCCAAGGAGACGGCGGCTTCCTACTCGCTCCGCGACCCAGTTGAG GTCAAGGAGTTCCTTGGCAAGATGGTGGAGCCCAATGGCGACGGGCCAGTGAAGGCGGCCTAG